A region of the Micromonospora sediminicola genome:
GCTCCGCCGCCCCGCCGGAGCCCGCCGTGGCGAGCACTGTCACCCCCCGGGCCGGCTCCAGCAGTCGGCGCAGCCGCGCCGGCGACGGGTCCGCCGCCCCGCTCAGGTAGCGCCGCTGCCGGCTTCGCGCCGAGCAGGCCACGTGCAGCTCGCGTACGGCCGGCACGTCCTCGACGGTGGCCGGCCGCACCGTCACCTCCGCGCCGTCCGGCAGCACCAGCGTGACCCGGTCGACGTCCCGGCGGGCCAGCGTCGCCGCCAGCTCGACCAGGGCCTGCGCCCGGGCGTACTCGGCCGGGGTGAAGCTCGGCTCCCGCCGGCGCAGCTCGTAGCCGCCGCCGGCCGGGTCGGTGAGCAGCATGGTGGTGCCGCCCACGCCGCCGGGCGCGGCGGCCGGGGTCGGGCGCCAGGTCACCGCGTCGGCGCCGAGCAGCGTCCGCAGTGTCGCGCCGGCCGCCTCCGGGTCGCGCACCAGCCGGCCGGCCAGGCCGAGCACCCGGGTCGGCTCGTCGGCCAGCCCGCGCGCCTCGCTGCGCGCCACCCAGCAGTCCCGGCCCCGCCCGCGCGCCACGGCGGCCCGCAGCTCGGCCTCGGTGACCTGCTCGGGCGCGTCGACCAGGAAGTCGTCGACCGCGCCGACCTCGGTGGTGTGCACCTGCACGGTGAGGATGTTGACCCCGCGCAACGCGAGGCTCGCCGTGAGCACCGACAGGTAACCCGGCCGGTCGTCCACGGTGGCTCGGATCCGCCAGAGCGCCATGGTTGTCTCCCTTCCTCACCCCCGACCATGCCGGCCGCCTGTTGCGCCCCCGTTGCCCCGGGGTGACGCGGCGCGACCGGTCAGGTGATGGTGGTCACCGGTGGCGCGCCGACCAGGTCCAGCCGGTCGCCGAGGATCACCGCGCTGGCCCGGACCAGCTGGGCGAGCCGGTCCACCTCGGTGGAGTGGAACCCGGCGGC
Encoded here:
- a CDS encoding GNAT family N-acetyltransferase, yielding MALWRIRATVDDRPGYLSVLTASLALRGVNILTVQVHTTEVGAVDDFLVDAPEQVTEAELRAAVARGRGRDCWVARSEARGLADEPTRVLGLAGRLVRDPEAAGATLRTLLGADAVTWRPTPAAAPGGVGGTTMLLTDPAGGGYELRRREPSFTPAEYARAQALVELAATLARRDVDRVTLVLPDGAEVTVRPATVEDVPAVRELHVACSARSRQRRYLSGAADPSPARLRRLLEPARGVTVLATAGSGGAAEPVVAMANLLGEGDEAEAALLVRDDWQRRGLGSALLRRLVGHADRAGYAAVLLHVQAENTPMLRTLRRLDRPVAVERDGAVLTATLPLVPATAGWPAAGGAAGAVTGGPATAGRGAGAGAVVPAQRSD